DNA sequence from the Prolixibacter sp. SD074 genome:
CGGAAGAGAAGCTGCTAGCATTTATTCACGAATTGCAGCGAGAATTAGGGCGTAGCCACATTAACTGGGTAAATCCGGCTACCATGCACCTGACATTGCGGTTTTTAGGAAGCACTACGAAGGAACAAATTGGACAAATTTTGAATGAAGCGCCAGGTTTATTCAACCGGTATAAACCTTTTGAAATTGAGATGAAAGGATCCGGAAAGTTTGGTTCAGTGCAAAATCCTAAAATCTTTTGGATTGGATTCGAAGAAAACGAAGCGTTATCCGGGCTTGCCCGTGAAGTTGAATCATTGGTTCAGAGTGTAGGTTTTGAAAGTGAAGACAGGATATTCCGTCCGCATTTGACATTGGGGCGTGTTAAATGGCTCAAAGAAGCTGATAATTTAAAAAAGAAACTTGAAGATTACCGTGAGGTAACGTTCCAACGTATGATGATAAAAGAGACGGTTTTCTACGAAAGTATCCTAAAACCAGCAGGTCCGTTTTACCGTCCTATTCAGAAGTTTTCCCTTGGTGCCTAATTGTTGTTTTATTTTCCTCGTCCCTGCAGGATGTTGATCGCCGTGTAGATGATGATTTTAAAATCCACATACAAACTCATATTTCGAAGATAGATGAGGTCATACTGAAGCCTTTCAATCATCTGTGTCACATTTTCGGCATAACCATATTTTACTTGTCCCCAACTGGTAATTCCCGGGCGAATTCGGAGCAAATGCCGGTAATGGGGTGCAGCTTTTTCAATTTTTTCAATATAAAAAGCCCGCTCAGGCCGGGGCCCGACCACTGACATTTCACCTTTCAGCACATTGATGAATTGTGGTATTTCATCGGAATGCGATTTCCGGAGAAACCGTCCGAATGGGGTAATACGCTGGTCGTTTTGGCTGGACAAATCGGGACCATTTTTTTCAGCATCATTGTACATGCTTCTGAATTTGTACATGGTAAACGGTTTTCCGTAACGTCCGATACGAACTTGCCGATAAAGAATGGGGCCGGGTGAAGACAGCCGCACGCCAATAATGCAAACGAAGGAGAGAGGGGACAAAATAATCAGGCCCATAATTGAAATAAATATGTCAAGCAGTCGCTTGATGTTTTGTTGCCATGCCGGCATGATGCCGTTTGAAATCTGAATTAGCGGGCTTGAATAGACGGTGGTCATTTTTACAGCACCCGAAAGGATGGCATAAATATCGGGGATACCGCGTATGATGATGTTCCGCCCGGCCAGTCGGTTAATAATGTCGTTCAGCTTTTTATGATCCGATGATTCAGAGGCAATAATTACCTCTTCAACATTGTACTTGTTGATGATCCCAGGTATATCATTTAATTGCCCCAACACTTGTTGGTGGGGAACTTCCGTTTCTTTCTCACACTCATCTAATGCAACATATCCAATCACTTTATTCCCGGTAGGCACCGCCTGCGTTTCCAACTCCTGGGTAATGTGAACAGCCATTTCATTCGTCCCGATAATCAGAGTGGGGAATCCAATTCGCCCCGTTTTGAACTGATGAACCATGATGGATGAAATGGCCAGACGGGGTATGTAGGTTAAAACGAACTGAAAAACCAGTAGGGCCAATGCATGTTTGTCGTAGTATGTGTAGTCAGGAATATAGTCATCGAGAAGGAACATGAAGAAGATAAAAAGCGAACCCAGCACGGCCGAGAAAATCGTTTGTCCCAACTCCAGCAAGCGTGACTTTCGAAGAACATCATTGTAAAATCCGGAAATCGCGTACAAGCTAAGCCAAAAGAGCGGAATCAGTACTATACCGAGATAAAACTGCTGCGTAAATTCGATGGTATGGTTGTGTCCAAAAATCAAAGCTTCAGCATAATGTTTTCGGTACAGATAAAATAGTATCCAGGCGCACATAGCGGCTAAATAATCTGAAACAAGGTAACTAATCAGGAAAGCTCTCCTTTTCATCTGAACGACGAGGTTAGGTTTTATTGATCCCGTTTAAAATTGGCGCTTTATGATTTACAAAACGCCCGGGCTTTTAAAAAACTTATACAAATGAATACAAAATTTGGTTAGATGGAAATGGATTTTACCCGAAGTTGCTCTTTTATTCGGTTCACCAAAAGAAAAACTTCTTTCTCATCTTCCAGTGAATGAATAGAATACTCCAGGTTATTGACGCTTAACAGGAAGTCATCCATCTGGCGAATCAGGGTTTCATGAACAGCTGTTTCGGAAAATGGGATGGTCCTATTTTCCGGTATTAGCGTCAGCCTGTTTGCCCTAAAGTTGACATCCAGCAGGCCACCATTCCGGTATATGAATAAGCGGGATGAATCAGAAGTGTTTAGACTGCTGAAAGAGAGTGAGGCAACCATTCCGTCAGCAAAATCCAGATGGATATCGATGAAATCAGTAGCATCAGATAAAAAACTACCGCCGGCCACTGCCGTTTCTGTTATTTCTGTTCGATTTAGTTTTAGAAGAATCCGGAAGAATCCGGTAATGTGATCAAATAAATCTCCCTGGAATTTTGTCGATGCATGTTCACCCTTCACAATGCGCGGATACTGGTTTGCTTGAAGTAATTGCCGTGTCAAGGGTTCATATAGTTGGTCGGCCCTTACGGCAATCTGCGTACCTGCTTCGTGCGCCAGTTCGATTAATTGCTCTTGTTGTGATATTGAGAGCAGCTTAACCGTGTCGATAAATAGATGGCACGAATTCCGGATAGCCAACGTTAAATACTCAAAACGGCAAAAATCCCGGTCGAGAACAAACAGGATATCCGAAATCAATGGAATAACACCGCTTTCATAAATGCTAAAATGTGCATGTGCGGTTAAATTCCACTTTTTATGATTATTAAAAACATACCAGTGCAATTTCCCTTTACCAGGCAATTTCCCGATAAGGTCATATTTTGGGCGGGGAGGTAAAATGATTCCGGGTTTAAGCATATACACAAATGTACATAGGCTAAGTGTACAGAAGAATCTATTAACTTGCTTATTTATCAACCATTTTTGTTGAAAAACCCACAATTGAAAGGTATTTTTGTTGGCGAAATAGAAAAATGAACGGCGATTGGAAGATAACTACCGACATCGTGGCCTGCGGCGAAAGCTGGTTAGCGAGATTCAGGCGAAAGGGATAACGGATGAAAATGTACTGGAAGCCATTGGGAAGGTGCCCCGTCATCTTTTTATGGATAGTAGCTTTGTTCAGTTTGCCTACCGGGATAAAGCCTTCCCGATTGGGCAAGGACAAACGATCTCTCAACCTTACACCGTTGCTTTTCAGACCCAACTGCTCGAAGTAAAAAAGTTTGACAAAGTACTGGAAGTTGGAACAGGTTCAGGTTATCAGTCTGCGGTACTTTGTGAAATGGGCGCCACCGTTTTTACCATCGAACGTCATCGTGAACTATACGATAAGGCAAGGGCATTATTGCCATCCATTGGTTATGAACCGATGTTCTTTCACGGAGACGGTTATGCAGGTCTTCCTACATACGGACCTTTTGATAAAATAATTGTCACGGCCGGAGCGCTTTACATTCCCGGATCACTTCTGGAACAATTGAAGGTAGGCGGACGTTTGGTAATTCCGGTAGGCCCGCAACACCGGCAGGAAATGAAGCTGGTTATCAGGGAGTCGGAAACGGAATATCGAACAGAAGATAGAGGTGGTTTTATTTTTGTCCCGCTTGTTGGCGGAAAATCAGAATAATACAAGAACGCTATGATGGAAATTCGAAAGTTTACATTTAATCCGGTAGCAGTAAATACTTACGTGATATGGGATGAAACAGGCGAGTGTGCCATAATCGATGCAGGGTGCTCAAATCCTTCGGAAGAAGAAGCGCTGGCTGGTTTTATTGAAGAAAAGGGATTAAAACCGGTCAAACTGCTGAATACTCATGGCCATTTCGATCATGTGATTGGTAACGGTTTCGCTGCACGGAAGTGGGATTTGGAAGTGGAAATGCATCAGGGTGATGATGCGTTGGTTTCGAATGCAAAAGAGCAAGGAGGAATGTTTGGCATTGCGATGCACCAACCTCCGAAGCCGGGGAAATTCTTTAACGAAGGTGATGAAATCACGTTCGGAAATTCGACTTTGAAAGTAATTCATGTTCCCGGACATTCTCCTGGCGGTGTCGCTTTCCACAATGCGAAAGAAAAAGTGTTGATCGCAGGTGATATCCTTTTTTATGGTTCCATCGGACGAACTGATTTACCCGGAGGCGATCACGAATCGTTAATCAATGGGATAAAATCCAAATTAATCGTCTTGGATCCGGCAACCAAAGTATTTTCCGGCCATGGCCCGGAGACCACAATCGGAGACGAAATAAAGAATAATCCGTTTCTTCAGTAAAACGGTTTGGATAAAGGAAAAATATCATGTTTTCCTATTGCAGAAGACCTTAAAATTGTGTCGGCATATAATAAACTAAAATGACTAGCGATGGCAATCGATAAATTTGTCAACCGCCATATAGGCCCCCGGGAGCGTGACTTAGAAGAAATGCAGCGGGTTATCGGCGTAAAATCAATGGACGAACTGATTGATCAGACGGTTCCGTCCAATATTCGTTTGGAAAAACCACTGAATTTACCCAATGGTTTAACCGAACGGACCTATTTCAAACAAATCAGGAAACTGGCTGCCAAAAATAAGGTCTTCAATACTTACATTGGTATGGGGTATTATGACACCATCACCCCCGCAGTTATTCAGCGTAATATTCTCGAAAACCCGGTGTGGTATACTTCCTACACGCCTTACCAGGCGGAAGTTTCCCAGGGACGTTTGGAGGCATTGCTGAATTTCCAGACCATGGTTTGCGAAATGACTGCTATGGACCTGGCCAATGCTTCATTGCTCGATGAAGCCACCGCTGCAGCCGAAGCGATGTCGCTAATGTATGCGACCCGCAGTCGCGGAAAACAGAAAGCCGGGGCGAATGTTTGTTTCGTGGATGAGAACGTTTGGCCGCAGACGCTTGACGTGTTGCAAACCCGTGCCGAACCGTTGGGAATTGAGTTGAAGGCAGGTGATTTTTCGCGCGACAAGATTGAAGAAAACTGGTTTGGCGCAATAGTCCAGTATCCCAACCTGAAAGGTGAGGTAGAAGATTATAGCAACTTCACCAGTCGTCTGCACGATAACGATTGTAAGATTTCGGTAGCGACCGATTTGCTGGCACTGGCGCTTATTATCCCTCCGGGAGAATGGGGCGCTGATGTGGTTTTCGGTTCTGCTCAGCGTTTCGGGGTACCGATGGGATATGGCGGCCCTTCTGCTGCATTCTTTGCTATCAGGGAAGACGACAAACGCTTTATGCCCGGTCGAATCATCGGTGTGACAAAAGATGCCACGGGGAAACCGGCACTGCGCATGGCATTACAAACCCGCGAGCAGCATATCAAACGCGAACGGGCAACCTCCAATATTTGTACAGCTCAGGCGCTTCTGGCTACCATGTCCGGAATGTATGCCGTTTATCACGGGCCGGAAGGTATCCAGGGAATTGCTGACAGGGTACATAGCATTGGTGTTTTATTGGGCGACGAGATTACAAAACTCGGCTACAGGCAAGAGAATGCCAATTTCTTCGATACCATCCGTATTTCGTTACCACGCCACGTAAAGAAAGAGGATATTGAGTGGCTGTCACTCGATTTGGAAATGAACTTCCGCTACTTCGAAACGGGTGAGGTAGGGCTCAGCATCGACGAGACGACGAACCTGGAAGACATCAACTGGATTCTGGAAGTATTTGCGAAAGCGGCCAACAAACGTATTCCGGTCATCTCTGAGATTCCGGAGAACTCCATCATCGACAAAAGATACGGCCGCAAATCAGCGTATCTGACCCAGGAGGTTTTCAATAAGTACCGCTCCGAGACCGAAATGGCCCGTTACATCAAGCGGTTGGAGAAAAAAGATATTTCGTTGGTGCATTCAATGATTTCGTTGGGATCGTGCACCATGAAGCTGAACGCTGCTACCGAGATGATTCCGCTCAGTTGGATTGAGTTCAGTGGAATTCATCCTTTTGTGCCGAAAAATCAGGCCATGGGTTACCACGAAATGATGGAAGAACTGCGTCGCGATTTGGCCGAAATTACCGGCTTCGACGATATTTCCCTTATGCCTAATTCAGGAGCTGCAGGCGAATACACCGGTTTGATGGTGATCCGGGAATACCACAAAAGCCGTGGCGAAGGAAACCGGAATGTCGTTTTGATTCCTTCATCGGCACACGGGACTAACCCGGCCAGTGCTGTTATGGCCGGCATGAAAGTGGTGGTCGTACCTTGCGACGAACGCGGAAATATTGATGTTGGTGCGCTTCGGGCGAAAGCCGAAGAACACAAGGATAACTTGTCGGCCTTCATGGTTACTTACCCGTCAACGCACGGAGTGTTCGAATCGGCTATCGTCGAAATGTGCGGCGTCATTCACAAAAATGGTGGCCAGGTGTACATGGATGGTGCCAATATGAATGCACAGGTGGGACTGACGAATCCGAAGCGAATTGGAGCCGATATTTGTCACCTGAACCTGCATAAAACATTTGCCATACCGCACGGCGGAGGTGGCCCGGGTGTTGGCCCGATTGGCGTGGCAAAACACCTGGTGGAATTTCTTCCTTCGCATCCGGTAATGAATAACGGGCACGTGGGCTTACACGCTGTATCAGCCGCTCCGTGGGGAAGTGCTTCGGTATTGCCCATTACCTACGGATACATCAAAATGCTGGGGGCCGATGGTTTAACGCAAGCATCCCGGATTGCTATTCTCAACGCCAACTATATTGCTTCGTTGTTGAAGGATAATTACGGTATTCTCTATACCGGGGAGAAAGGACGGGTAGCACACGAGATGATTTTGGAATGCCGTCACCTGAAAGCTTCGGCTGGTGTAACCGAAGCCGATATTGCCAAGCGATTGATGGATTACGGTTTTCATGCTCCGACTCTTTCATTCCCGGTACACGGAACACTGATGGTGGAGCCAACCGAAAGTGAATCGAAAGAAGAGCTCGACCGGTTTGTGGAAGCCATGAACAGCATCTTCAGCGAGATTAAAGAGATTGAAGAAGGCAAAGCCGATGCGAATGATAACGTTCTGAAGAATGCACCGCATACAGCCGAAGTTTTGATGACTGACGACTGGAAGCACAGTTACTCCCGCGAAAAAGCAGCCTATGCGCTCGGTTGGCTCCGTGATAACAAATTCTGGGTACCCGTCAGCCGCGTTGATGATGCCTATGGTGATCGGAACCTGATTTGTACTTGTGAACCACTGGAAAGTTATATGGACAAATAACCTCATGAAGAGGGCGTCCGAAAAGTTGAATTGAAACAGTGTTAACTTTCAAATTGAAAGCAATCCTGGATTTACCCCTCCTCCCGGTGTCCATCGGGACTCCTTAAAGGTGAGGCTAAAAGTCCCCCTTCAGGCTGTATTTAATTAAGGGGTAAATAACTTAAGCTGTACTTACAATTTGATAGTTCTGAAAATGCTCTTTGGACTTTTCGGACACCCTCTTTATTTTACCAACCGATGATTGTATTTCCTAACGCCAAAATTAACATTGGCCTGCATATTCTGCGAAAGCGGGATGACGGTTACCATGAGCTGGAAACTGTTTTCTATCCGCTGAAGTTACGGGACGGTCTGGAATTCATTGAAAACCGGACGGGGGAAGTGCGTTTCAGCAATAGTGGAATCGAGGTAGGTGGAAGACCGGAAGATAACCTGGTGGTAAAAGCATACCGAATGCTGGCTGCTGATTATACGCTGCCCGGAGTAGACATTCATTTGCATAAGGTTATTCCATTTGGGGCTGGTTTGGGCGGTGGTTCTTCTGATGCCGCTTTTATGTTGAAGGGGCTAAATGACTTTTTTGGCCTGAACATCCCCGAACAAAAGCTTTTATCTTCCGCTGCAAGGCTGGGTGCCGATTGCGCATTTTTCCTCAAAAATACACCCTTATTTGCGTCCGGAGCCGGGGAGAAGCTTGAACCACTTCCGCTAAGTTTGGCCGGATGGCATCTGTTGCTGGTAAAACCGCCGGTTGTGGTGGGTACTAAAGAAGCATATGCCGGTGTTCTGCCAGGGAAGCCAAATGTGGGATTAAAAGAAGCCATTCGGTTGTCGGTAAATAACTGGCAGGGGAATGTCGTCAATGATTTCGAGACGGGAATTTTTCAACGGTTTCCCGAAATTAAAGCCATCAAAGAGAAACTGATTGAGCGGGGAGCAGTTTATGTTTCCATGTCGGGAAGTGGCTCGTCTGTTTTCGGTCTTTTCCGCAACGAACCGATTTGGCGCGACAGCGATTTCCCGGAAGGCAGTTTCATCTGGTCGGAGATCTTTTAATCTTTTTCAGGAAGAATTTACTCTTTCCCTCTCGGAAAAAACAGGGAAAAGATAACAAAAGCTGCCCCGGGATGAGGCAGCTTTTGTTGTTTATTCGATAGTGATCATCAGTACATCTTTCGGAATTCTGATGCCTTCTTTGACGTGGACCTCTTTGATTTTTCCATCGAAGGGCATTTCAATCTTGTTCTCCATTTTCATGGCTTCAAGAATTAGCAGGCATTCGCCCTCTTTCACTTTCTGGCCTGGTTTGACCATCAGTTTCAGAACGGTACCCGGAATATAGGAACGAACCTCATTCATATCAGGACGTTCCCATTTTTTTCGCATTTCAAACTTCTTTGTATACAGTGTTTTGTATTTGGCGCTGTTCACTACAAAGGTTTGGTATTTTGGTGTACTTTCTTCCATTTTGAAAGGATTTGGTTAACAGAAAGTCTTGATTTAGAACGGAGGGATACCGTGTTTTTTCGCCGGGCGGGCATCCACTTTGTTGTCCGACAGCGTCAGCGAGTGAATCAACAGGGAGCGGGTTTCAGCCGGTTCAATTACCTCGTCAATGTATCCTTTCGCAGCGGCTACATACGGGTTGGCAAATTTCTCTTTGTATTCCTCAATTTTCTGTTTCCGGACTTCATCCGGATTTTCTGCTTCAGCAATCTCCTTACGGAAGACAATGTTGGCAGCACCTTCCGGTCCCATCACAGCGATTTCGGCGGTAGGCCATGCAAATACAAAGTCAGCACCCAGGTGGCGCGAGTTCATGGCAATATATCCTCCACCGTATGCTTTGCGCAGAATAACGGTGATTTTCGGTACGGTTGCTTCGCTGTAAGCATACAGCAATTTGGCTCCGTGGCGAATCACACCGGCATGTTCCTGGTCAACGCCAGGCAGGTAACCCGGCATATCCTCGAGGGTCACAATCGGGATGTTGAACGCGTCGCAATAACGGATGAAACGAGCTGCTTTATCCGAGCTGTCGCAATCGAGCACACCGGCCAGGTATTTAGGCTGGTTTGCCACAAAACCGACCGTGTCGCCCTTTAGGCGTCCAAAGCCGATAACGATGTTCCTGGCAAAGTACTCCATAATTTCGAAGAACTCGCTGCTGTCGGTCACCGCGCGAATAATGTCGCGGATGTCGTATGGACGACGCGGGTCTGAAGGAACAATCTCTTCAATATTGAGAGAAGAGGTTGGTTCCTGCGGTGGAAATTTGCGTGCTTTTTGGGTATTATTCCATGGAATAAATGAAATAAGACTCTTGATCTGATCAAAACATTCGTCCTCGCTTTCGGCGTAGAAATGGGCATTACCGGTAATCTCGCTGTGTACGCGGGCTCCACCCAGTTCTTCCATACTAATTTCTTCGCCCAGTACGGTTTTAATAACATTTGGTCCGGTGATAAACATCTTGGAGATATTTTCCACTACGAAAACGAAATCGGTTAAAGCGGGAGAATAAACGGCCCCGCCGGCACAGGGGCCGAGGATAACTGAAATCTGCGGAATAACACCGGAAGCTTTGGTGTTCCGGTAGAAAATTTCACCATAACCAGCTAGGGAATTAACACCTTCCTGGATGCGGGCCCCACCGGAATCGTTAATACCGATAAGCGGAACGCGCATTTTCAGGGCGTGGTCCATGATTTTGGTGATTTTGCGGGCATGCATCAAACCGAGCGAACCACCGGCTACGGTGAAGTCCTGTGCATAGATACAAACAGGTTGATTGTAAATGGTACCTGTCCCGATGATAACACCGTCGCCGTGCAACACCTTTTTGTCCATGTCGAAATCACGAGCTGTGTGCTCTACAAAAAGATCGTACTCGTGGAAAGAATCTTCGTCAAGAATAGACATGATTCTCTCACGGGCCGTCTTTTTACCCATGGCCACTTGTTTTTCGATGGCTTTTTCACCACCCCCCAACTGTACCTCCTGCTTACGTTTACGGAGGTCCAGGATGTTTCTTTTTAATGACATAGGTTACGATTTAAATTCAAGATCTTCCTGAAAAATCAGGCCGATCACCTATAAAGTTTGTCTACTTCAGGGGCCAAAATTATAAAAAAAATGCCGGGAAAGAGCATGCCCCGGCATTAAATGATATCTCTATCTATTTAGATATCAAAAAATTGAATAACAGTATTTAATGGTCGATTATTTGGAGGCCCACCGGTATAAAAAGATAGCTATAATGGCATACAGGAAGTTGGGTATCCAAACTGCCAGTAAGGGATCCATCCCTCCCTTTGTGGCAAAAACTGTCGATACTTGTAGGAACATGATAAAGGAGAAGCTGAGTAACAGCCCGATACCCAGGTGAAGGCCCATTCCTCCCCTGATTTTACGCGAAGCCAGTGCGGCACCGATGATCGAAAGAATAAATGTGGAAAAAGGACCTGAAGTTCGTTTGTGTTTTTCGATCTCGTACTGCACCACATTGTCTACGCCGCGCAATTTCAAATCCTCGATGTAATGGTTCAGCTCCCAGTAGTTCATGGTTTCTTCGAGGTTCTTTTGGCGGTCAAAATCTTCCGGCTTCATCCGAAGGGTGGTATCGATTACAGCACCGGAGGTAATTTTTTCGTCCGGACCACTTAGATCGCGTATGTAGTAATTATGAATCACCCATTTCTTTTTGTCGCGGTCCCATTTTACGTAGTCCGAAATCAGCTTTGATTCAAGTTTGTGATCTTTGAATTTTTCGATAGAAAATTTGTACCCAACGTCGTTTTTGTTGTTGTAGTTACGCATGTAGATATACAGGCCGGGTTCCAGTTGTCGGTGGATGTTCCGGTCATTATTGTTATACTCACCTTTGAGATACGTGTTGGTAAAGTTGATACGAATGGTATTGGCCGGCGGGATGACAAAATTTCCCAGCACCCACGACATCGTCGCAATAATTCCGGCACCGATCATATAGGGGCGCATTAGTCGTTTGTATGTCACGCCACTGGCGAGGATGGCAATAATTTCGGAGTTGTAGGCCATCTTCGAGGTAAAATAAATTACCGCAATAAAGGTGAACAGACTACTAAACAGATTGGCGAAATAAGGGATGAAGTTCAGGTAAAAATCAAAAATAATGGCCTGCAGCGGAGCATGGCGACTGATAAATTCGTCGATGTGCTCGGAAATGTCAAAAACAATCGAGATACCAATAATCAGGGCGATAGCCAGGAAAAAGGTTCCCAGAAACTTTTTGATGATGTATATGTCAATCTTTTTCAGAAATGGTTTTGACAGCAGCATGCGAATAAGCGTAATTTTCGGCGAATTTATTTGAAACTATAGACGGCGTCCCAGTTTTTCAATCATAACATTCTTCCATTGGTTGAAAGTTCCTGCCTTGATCTGCTCCCGGGCTTCACTAACCAGCCATAAATAAAAGGCCAGGTTGTGGAGACTTCCGATTTGCGCTCCCAGCATTTCTTTCGACCGGAACAAATGGCGCAAGTAAGCACGGGTATAATGATGATCAACAAACGAAGTGCCATTCGGGTCGACAGGAGAAAAATCGTTCTCCCACTTTTTATTCTTGATATTGATAATGCCTTCGCTGGTAAACAGCATCCCGTTACGGCCGTTTCGGGTGGGCATCACACAGTCAAACATATCTACACCTCTGTCGATGGCTTTCAAAATATTGATAGGAGTTCCTACACCCATCAGGTAACGGGGTTTATCTTCCGGAAGAATTTCGTTCACCACCTCAATGGTCGAATACATATCTTCCTCTTTTTCTCCCACCGAAAGACCGCCAATGGCATAACCGTCGCGTTCGAAAGAGGTGACGTGCTCAGCTGCTTTCCTTCTCAGTTCCGGATAAACGCCGCCCTGAACGATGGGGAAGAGCGTTTGGTCGTAACCATACTTCGGTCCCGTTTCATCGAAGCGTTTGACGCAACGTTCCAGCCAGCGCTGGGTCAGTTCCAGTGATTTTTTTGCGTAATCGAAATTCGAATCGCCTGGAGGGCATTCATCGAAAGCCATGATGATATCGGCTCCAATGATTCGCTGAATATCGATGACTTTTTCGGGAGTAAACATATGTTGCGAACCATCGATATGCGATTGAAATTTGGCTCCTTCTTCCGACAATTTGCGGATATCGCCCAACGAGAAAACCTGGAAACCGCCGCTGTCGGTGAGGATCGGGCCATCCCAGCCGTTGAATTTATGCAAACCTCCTGCCTGCTCAATGGTGTCCATACCCGGACGAAGGTATAAATGGTAGGTGTTTCCCAGGATAATCTGGGCTTTTACATCCTCTTTTAAATCACGAAAATGGACACCTTTTACAGAGCCCACCGTCCCGACAGGCATAAAAATTGGTGTTTCAATTTCACCATGAGCAGTCTGAAGTTTTCCTGCACGGGCCTTGGTGCCCTGCAGTGTATATTGTAGTTCGAATTTCATTACCAAAATTTTGACGCACAAAGATAGTTATTATGGTGTAATATCCCCGGAGAGCTTATGATCGCGATATGTGAAAAAAAATTAACGATATGTAGGTATTATACTCCGTCATTATATATTTTTGAGAGACTCAGAAATCCAATAGAATAATGCTGACAGATACTCTTACATTTAGTTTGGTTGAACTTATCGGAATGGCTGTTTTTGCAATGGGAACGCTTATTCAGTTGGTTTATCTGATTTCGCTCACCTCGCTTATTTTCCGAAAGAAGCCAGGGGTCTCAACCGGGAAACCTTCTGTTTCAATAATTATTACCTCGCGGAATTATGCCGAAGAACTGAGAGAGGGCCTTGCGTTGTTGCTTGAGCAAAATTACCCGGATTATGAGGTTGTAGTGGTCGATGATTGCTCAACCGATCACACGGATAGTGTACTGAGGGTAATGAAACACAAGTATCCACATTTGAAAACAACCATTGTCAAACAGGAAACGGATTTTGCCAATGCACTTGCGTTAACCGTTGGCATCCGGGCTGCCACCAACGATTGGTTAATTTTCCTCGATCCACAGGTCGTGGTGCCCGGCCCGGGTTGGCTCGATGCCTATTCAGCTTATTTGGAACCGGGGAAAGACATTGTGTTCGGATACGTTAATTACTCGCATACTTCCGGTTATGGAAAATCGTGGACACGTATTGAAAACTTTACGTTGATGCTTCGTTATGGTCCGGCCTGGTTTTTCGGGTTACCAATGCCTATTTCGAACATTAACCTGGCTTATCGCCGGAAGTACTTCCTTGAAAAAAGGGGTTTTGCTGCCCAACTGGATACCCCTTTCGGTGAAAACGAAATGTTTGTCAACAAATTATCGCGGAAAAACAATTCTGTTATTGCCTTTGATTCGGCTACTTCCGTGGGTATTTCCGGTCCGTTGATGTACTACGACTGGATGAACTTAAAAAAGAAACATTTGTTATTAAGAAGAAAATTTTCTGTATCTCAGCGTTTATATTTATCGCTTGATACGGTAAGCAGGATTCTGACAGATGTTGCCTTGCTGGTTCTTATGGTTATATCGCCTTATCGGTTTTGGATTCTGGGCATTTGGGCATTCCG
Encoded proteins:
- the tgt gene encoding tRNA guanosine(34) transglycosylase Tgt; translation: MKFELQYTLQGTKARAGKLQTAHGEIETPIFMPVGTVGSVKGVHFRDLKEDVKAQIILGNTYHLYLRPGMDTIEQAGGLHKFNGWDGPILTDSGGFQVFSLGDIRKLSEEGAKFQSHIDGSQHMFTPEKVIDIQRIIGADIIMAFDECPPGDSNFDYAKKSLELTQRWLERCVKRFDETGPKYGYDQTLFPIVQGGVYPELRRKAAEHVTSFERDGYAIGGLSVGEKEEDMYSTIEVVNEILPEDKPRYLMGVGTPINILKAIDRGVDMFDCVMPTRNGRNGMLFTSEGIINIKNKKWENDFSPVDPNGTSFVDHHYTRAYLRHLFRSKEMLGAQIGSLHNLAFYLWLVSEAREQIKAGTFNQWKNVMIEKLGRRL
- a CDS encoding glycosyltransferase family 2 protein produces the protein MLTDTLTFSLVELIGMAVFAMGTLIQLVYLISLTSLIFRKKPGVSTGKPSVSIIITSRNYAEELREGLALLLEQNYPDYEVVVVDDCSTDHTDSVLRVMKHKYPHLKTTIVKQETDFANALALTVGIRAATNDWLIFLDPQVVVPGPGWLDAYSAYLEPGKDIVFGYVNYSHTSGYGKSWTRIENFTLMLRYGPAWFFGLPMPISNINLAYRRKYFLEKRGFAAQLDTPFGENEMFVNKLSRKNNSVIAFDSATSVGISGPLMYYDWMNLKKKHLLLRRKFSVSQRLYLSLDTVSRILTDVALLVLMVISPYRFWILGIWAFRFFVEFLLMIAASKQLGDKGLVFRSFLYRTCLPLINGWMSWRQHIAAERKKWK
- a CDS encoding LptF/LptG family permease, whose protein sequence is MLLSKPFLKKIDIYIIKKFLGTFFLAIALIIGISIVFDISEHIDEFISRHAPLQAIIFDFYLNFIPYFANLFSSLFTFIAVIYFTSKMAYNSEIIAILASGVTYKRLMRPYMIGAGIIATMSWVLGNFVIPPANTIRINFTNTYLKGEYNNNDRNIHRQLEPGLYIYMRNYNNKNDVGYKFSIEKFKDHKLESKLISDYVKWDRDKKKWVIHNYYIRDLSGPDEKITSGAVIDTTLRMKPEDFDRQKNLEETMNYWELNHYIEDLKLRGVDNVVQYEIEKHKRTSGPFSTFILSIIGAALASRKIRGGMGLHLGIGLLLSFSFIMFLQVSTVFATKGGMDPLLAVWIPNFLYAIIAIFLYRWASK